One Primulina tabacum isolate GXHZ01 chromosome 10, ASM2559414v2, whole genome shotgun sequence DNA segment encodes these proteins:
- the LOC142505989 gene encoding uncharacterized protein LOC142505989, with product MGGGMETHKNRWIEDWSTARENLEHNFRWTRRNFALVGIFGIAIPVLVYKGIVREFHMQDEDAGRPYRKFGFL from the exons ATGGGGGGAGGGATGGAAACGCACAAGAACCGTTGGATCGAGGATTGGTCCACGGCTAGAGAGAATCTGGAGCACAATTTCCGCTGGACGCGCCGCAATTTTGCGCTAGTCGGAATATTCGGCATTGCTATTCCCGTCCTCGTCTACAAGGGCATTGTCCGGGAATTC CATATGCAAGATGAGGATGCGGGAAGGCCATATAGGAAATTCGGATTCCTGTAA
- the LOC142506261 gene encoding spermidine hydroxycinnamoyl transferase-like codes for MRVVLNNSCLVQPAEPTWNGLMPLTEFDQTGVLAHIPILYFYRPSGTWLTQKDTIFTTLRTSLSRILVHFYPLAGRLRWLDGAHLVLECNGKGVQLVEAETDADLDILGDFTASPHFHHLIHPINYKAPIEEIPLVIVQLTKFRCGGIALNYSISHAVADGQSALHFIFEWANLARGDSLGNAPFLDRKLLRAGDPPSAQPCYEHEQFDPPPLLIGQPSCENERKKETTVAMLKVTKIQVEMLKNEANRTRPFNDGDRVFTRYEAIAAHIWRCACRARGHRYEQPTGLAICLDIRNRVQPPLPQNYFGNAIVDVVASGCSGDLVTRPSGYAASRIREAINRVSSEFVYSTLDHLKNLKDFSRFQDIHAMKTNQGPFYGNPNLAVISWMALPLYGLDFGWGKEIFMGPGTHDCDGDSLILPGPDGDGSMVVALCLQADFMEDFKKFFYEYI; via the coding sequence ATGCGAGTTGTGTTGAATAACTCATGCCTAGTCCAGCCAGCAGAGCCAACATGGAATGGCCTTATGCCCTTGACGGAATTCGATCAAACCGGTGTTCTTGCTCACATCCCAATATTATACTTTTACCGGCCGTCAGGAACTTGGCTTACACAAAAAGACACCATTTTCACAACCTTAAGAACCTCTTTGAGCAGGATCTTGGTGCATTTTTACCCATTGGCGGGTCGTTTGCGATGGCTAGATGGGGCTCACCTCGTGCTTGAGTGCAATGGGAAGGGTGTTCAGCTTGTAGAAGCAGAGACCGACGCTGACTTAGATATCCTCGGTGATTTCACTGCATCTCCCCATTTTCATCACCTTATTCATCCCATAAACTACAAAGCCCCTATTGAAGAAATCCCCTTGGTCATTGTGCAGCTAACTAAATTCAGGTGTGGTGGGATTGCTCTAAATTACTCTATATCACATGCTGTGGCTGATGGGCAAAGTGCCCTTCATTTTATCTTTGAATGGGCTAACCTGGCTCGCGGAGATTCATTAGGAAATGCACCTTTTCTTGATAGGAAATTGTTGCGAGCTGGGGATCCTCCATCTGCGCAACCGTGCTACGAGCACGAGCAATTTGATCCACCTCCCCTTCTGATCGGGCAACCCAGTTgtgaaaatgagaggaaaaagGAAACTACTGTTGCCATGTTGAAGGTGACAAAAATCCAAGTTGAAATGCTCAAGAACGAAGCTAACAGAACGAGGCCATTTAATGATGGTGATCGTGTCTTTACACGATATGAGGCCATAGCAGCACACATATGGAGGTGTGCATGCAGAGCTCGTGGACACAGATACGAGCAGCCAACCGGACTGGCAATCTGCTTAGATATCCGCAATCGAGTTCAACCACCATTACCTCAAAATTACTTTGGCAATGCAATAGTTGATGTGGTTGCGTCTGGTTGCTCGGGGGATCTTGTCACAAGACCATCAGGCTATGCTGCAAGCAGAATAAGAGAAGCAATAAATAGAGTCTCAAGCGAGTTTGTGTATTCCACTCTCGATCACTTGAAAAATCTTAAAGATTTTTCAAGATTCCAAGATATACATGCCATGAAGACAAATCAAGGGCCATTTTATGGGAATCCAAATCTAGCGGTAATAAGCTGGATGGCACTTCCACTCTATGGCCTTGATTTTGGTTGGGGGAAGGAAATATTTATGGGCCCCGGAACTCATGATTGTGATGGTGATTCTTTGATCTTACCAGGGCCTGATGGGGATGGCTCTATGGTTGTTGCACTATGCCTGCAAGCTGATTTTATGGAAGATTTCAAAAAATTCTTCtatgaatatatttaa